Proteins from a genomic interval of Sphingobacterium sp. SYP-B4668:
- a CDS encoding RagB/SusD family nutrient uptake outer membrane protein, which yields MKLYKILFWGAMLSSMTHLSCTKNFDKYNTDPAGATPEEVERDAYVLSSAMIGLQAWVVPLDVNANQFIECLLGGSMGGYLADSNNGFNGKNFATYNPENGWARVPFNDILPKLFVQTKTIRQVSQDVSVHAVADIIKVMAASRVTDIYGPIPYSKVGENGALEAPYDSQEQVYDLMFTQLDAAINVLTERRTQNFSSKADLVYGGNVLQWIKLANSLKLRLAIHISDVDPTKGRQKAEEAVNHEVGVIRSNSDNAFIKPINRNPFRIIMYEYNNGDSRVSADITSYMNGYVDPRRAKYFTPSTFTGTITNGYYGIRSGIQIPSGNTPKEYTNMNVAESDKLLWFNAAETSFLQAEGALKGWNMAGANAEALYNQGIRLSFEQWNVNGADDYLNNSTNRPAAYVDPLGTFSYAGVPSAITIKWQEAGTTSQKLERIITQKWIANFPLGIEAWTEYRRTGYPKLMEVMVNNSGGRVDSKRMARRLPYPQEEYTENGKNVTDAVTNLLKGADNMGTDLWWVKK from the coding sequence ATGAAACTATATAAGATTTTATTTTGGGGAGCGATGCTGTCGTCAATGACACACTTATCCTGTACCAAAAACTTCGACAAATACAACACAGATCCTGCAGGCGCAACTCCTGAGGAGGTGGAACGCGACGCATATGTGCTATCTTCAGCAATGATTGGTCTACAAGCATGGGTAGTGCCTTTAGATGTAAATGCAAACCAATTTATCGAATGCTTGTTAGGTGGCTCCATGGGCGGTTATTTGGCTGATTCAAACAATGGGTTCAACGGTAAGAACTTTGCTACGTATAATCCTGAAAATGGTTGGGCGCGGGTACCATTTAATGATATACTGCCCAAACTATTTGTACAGACCAAGACTATTAGACAAGTGTCTCAAGATGTGTCAGTACATGCTGTAGCTGACATCATCAAAGTGATGGCGGCCTCTAGAGTGACGGATATATACGGTCCCATTCCCTATTCCAAAGTCGGTGAAAATGGTGCTTTGGAAGCTCCATATGACTCCCAAGAACAAGTGTATGACTTAATGTTTACACAATTGGACGCTGCAATCAACGTACTTACAGAGCGTAGAACACAAAATTTCTCGAGTAAGGCAGACTTGGTATATGGCGGCAATGTATTGCAATGGATTAAACTTGCCAACTCTCTAAAATTGCGCTTGGCCATCCATATTTCAGATGTAGACCCTACAAAGGGTCGTCAAAAAGCTGAAGAAGCAGTAAACCATGAAGTGGGTGTAATCCGTAGCAATTCGGACAATGCTTTTATAAAGCCCATCAACAGAAATCCATTCCGTATCATCATGTATGAATACAATAACGGAGATTCTCGTGTATCTGCCGATATCACTTCCTATATGAACGGTTACGTCGATCCTCGTAGGGCGAAGTATTTTACACCTTCTACATTTACAGGAACGATAACAAATGGTTACTATGGCATTCGTTCAGGAATACAAATCCCAAGTGGAAATACCCCGAAAGAGTACACCAACATGAATGTAGCAGAAAGTGATAAACTGTTGTGGTTTAATGCCGCAGAAACTTCCTTTCTTCAGGCCGAGGGGGCTTTGAAGGGATGGAATATGGCTGGTGCCAATGCAGAGGCCCTTTATAACCAAGGAATACGTTTATCTTTTGAACAATGGAATGTAAATGGTGCAGACGATTATTTAAATAACAGCACCAACAGACCTGCGGCATATGTGGATCCACTAGGTACATTTTCATATGCTGGTGTACCAAGTGCCATCACAATCAAATGGCAAGAGGCCGGTACGACTTCACAAAAACTGGAACGTATCATTACCCAAAAATGGATTGCCAACTTTCCGCTAGGAATTGAGGCTTGGACGGAATACCGCCGTACTGGATATCCTAAATTAATGGAGGTAATGGTCAATAATAGTGGTGGCCGCGTGGATAGCAAACGTATGGCGAGACGCTTACCGTATCCACAGGAAGAGTATACCGAAAATGGCAAGAATGTCACGGATGCAGTAACTAATTTATTGAAAGGTGCCGATAATATGGGTACAGATCTATGGTGGGTCAAAAAGTAA
- a CDS encoding SusC/RagA family TonB-linked outer membrane protein: MIRTVGISMLMLQISISAAGQGSITLRKQRIKAIDLIREIKKQTGYNVLYSNQMLNDNRLLNVDFKDASLHEVMKALLQDQNLSYDQKDNTLLITSLPAKETQTTAEMPTKATQQAVKGLIVDGTGKPLLGASVLLKGTNKGTKSNAEGIFTINDVKPGDILSIRYVGYVSQEIVVENVNKEIQIQLLQEEASIDEVVVTALGIKRSEKALSYHVQQVKGDDLTQVRDANMINSLTGKIAGVTINSSSGGIGGAAKVVMRGAKTIEQDNNVLYVIDGIPMFNKKSTEGSEFASTGTSEGIADLNPDDIESMSVLTGAAAAALYGSDAANGAIIVNTRKGIAGKTSLTLTQNTQFNNAFVMPSFQNRYGTGSGLASGVNDKSWGAPLTDVNNYHYSPSKDYLQTGIVSTEGISFSTGTDKNQTYASAGAVNATGIVPNNKYDRYNFTFRNTSKFLDDKLTLDAGLNYIKQRDLNMTNQGIYSNPLTTAYLFPRGDDWDAIRMYERYNVSRKIYEQYWPQGLNEVVGQNPYWINYRNLRETNKDRYMINASLNYQVNNWLSLSARGRMDNTTGRFTEKLYASTNTTITEGSRNGFFGLDEQKSNQYYGDVMANINRSFNDFTLQANLGGIILHDKTGSLPIRGPIMENGLTNKFDITQIDDRKKTPMIDRSRESQSLFASVELGYKNTYFVTATGRNDWHSNLAGPKSTQSSFFYPSIGGTAVLSQIVDMSNVFQYLKVRSSYASVGRPFPEFLANPVYEWDVATQQYKALSNYPITNLKPERTNSAEVGLNAKFLNGFNLDLTLYHATTLNQTFNPQLSVSSGYNRLYVQTGKVVNRGIEIGLGYEKKWADFQWNSNYTLTVNRNEIKELVRDYVHPETGAVINKNRLDVGGLSQARFILKEGGTLGDLYSLSDLLRDDNGQVYVTPDGKVVNNNNVGDIYLGSIFPKSNMAWRNGFQYKNWMADFTIAARFGGVVYSATQAYMDYYGVSEASAQARDNGGFIVNGTDQVNAEAYYNVVGINSGIPQFYTYSATNVRLQEATIGYTFPKSFFGNKAALSLNLVGRNLLMIYNKAPFDPESTASTGNYYQGIDYFMTPSTRNLGFNVRLKF; encoded by the coding sequence ATGATACGAACTGTAGGCATCTCTATGCTTATGCTTCAGATTTCCATATCAGCTGCGGGTCAAGGGAGTATTACGTTGCGCAAACAACGTATCAAGGCCATTGATCTCATCAGGGAAATCAAAAAACAAACGGGGTATAATGTACTGTATTCCAACCAAATGCTTAATGACAATCGCCTTTTGAATGTCGATTTCAAAGACGCAAGTCTGCATGAGGTGATGAAGGCATTGTTACAGGATCAAAACTTATCTTATGACCAGAAAGACAACACCCTGCTCATAACGTCTTTGCCAGCAAAAGAAACGCAGACGACTGCTGAGATGCCAACAAAAGCGACGCAACAAGCGGTCAAGGGACTCATTGTTGATGGAACGGGCAAACCACTTTTGGGTGCAAGTGTCTTGCTGAAAGGGACAAACAAAGGGACTAAATCGAACGCAGAAGGCATCTTTACAATCAACGATGTAAAACCAGGGGACATCCTTTCAATACGTTATGTAGGGTATGTATCGCAAGAAATAGTCGTTGAAAATGTAAACAAAGAAATTCAAATTCAACTGCTCCAGGAAGAAGCCTCAATTGATGAGGTGGTCGTAACAGCCTTGGGCATTAAACGGTCAGAAAAAGCGCTAAGTTATCATGTGCAACAAGTGAAGGGTGATGATCTGACGCAGGTAAGAGATGCCAACATGATTAATTCCCTCACTGGCAAAATTGCGGGGGTAACGATTAATAGTAGTTCGGGAGGCATTGGGGGAGCCGCTAAGGTTGTGATGCGCGGAGCCAAAACCATCGAGCAGGACAACAATGTACTCTATGTCATCGACGGTATTCCTATGTTTAATAAAAAATCCACGGAAGGCTCTGAGTTCGCTTCCACGGGCACATCAGAAGGTATTGCCGACCTTAATCCCGATGACATCGAGTCAATGTCAGTATTGACCGGTGCGGCGGCAGCGGCTTTGTACGGATCGGATGCAGCGAATGGAGCTATTATTGTGAATACCCGTAAAGGTATCGCCGGCAAGACATCGTTAACCTTAACACAAAACACACAGTTTAACAACGCGTTTGTCATGCCTTCTTTCCAAAATCGATATGGTACTGGATCGGGGCTGGCCTCAGGTGTCAATGACAAAAGCTGGGGAGCTCCGCTAACGGATGTTAACAATTATCACTACTCACCATCCAAAGATTACCTGCAAACCGGAATAGTGTCTACTGAGGGAATTTCATTTTCTACCGGGACGGATAAAAACCAAACCTATGCATCGGCGGGCGCTGTCAATGCTACTGGTATCGTACCCAACAACAAATACGATCGATACAACTTTACCTTCCGCAATACGTCCAAATTCTTAGATGATAAATTGACTTTGGATGCTGGATTAAACTATATCAAGCAACGCGATTTGAATATGACGAATCAGGGAATATATTCTAATCCGTTGACTACAGCTTATTTATTCCCACGTGGTGATGACTGGGATGCCATACGTATGTACGAAAGATATAATGTGTCACGCAAAATATATGAACAATACTGGCCACAGGGATTGAACGAGGTGGTAGGTCAAAACCCATATTGGATTAACTATCGTAACTTAAGAGAGACGAACAAAGACCGCTACATGATAAATGCTAGCTTAAATTATCAAGTGAATAATTGGTTGAGCTTATCAGCTCGTGGCCGTATGGATAATACGACAGGTCGATTTACAGAAAAACTATATGCTAGCACAAATACCACTATCACTGAGGGTTCGAGAAATGGATTTTTCGGTTTAGATGAGCAAAAGTCCAATCAATACTATGGAGATGTGATGGCCAATATCAACAGGTCGTTCAATGATTTTACACTACAGGCCAATCTAGGCGGTATAATCTTACATGACAAAACAGGTTCGCTACCAATCAGAGGACCAATTATGGAAAATGGCTTGACCAACAAATTTGACATTACCCAGATTGACGATCGGAAGAAAACACCGATGATCGATAGAAGCCGAGAGTCTCAATCGCTCTTTGCGAGTGTAGAATTGGGTTATAAGAATACCTATTTTGTGACGGCAACTGGTCGAAATGATTGGCATTCCAATTTGGCTGGACCAAAGTCTACCCAATCCTCCTTCTTCTATCCTTCGATAGGTGGTACAGCAGTACTATCGCAGATTGTAGATATGTCTAATGTATTTCAATATTTAAAGGTTCGGTCTTCGTACGCATCTGTAGGAAGACCTTTCCCTGAATTTCTAGCAAATCCTGTATATGAGTGGGATGTTGCCACACAACAATATAAGGCCTTATCGAATTACCCTATCACTAATTTAAAACCAGAGCGTACCAACTCGGCGGAAGTGGGATTGAATGCCAAATTCTTGAACGGATTTAACCTGGACCTGACCTTGTACCATGCAACTACGCTCAATCAAACATTTAACCCTCAACTCTCTGTCTCATCCGGGTATAACCGCCTGTATGTACAGACGGGTAAAGTAGTCAATAGGGGTATCGAAATTGGATTGGGTTATGAAAAGAAATGGGCTGATTTTCAATGGAATTCCAACTATACCCTCACTGTGAATAGGAATGAAATAAAAGAGTTGGTAAGGGACTATGTACATCCTGAAACCGGCGCGGTCATCAATAAAAATCGTTTAGACGTAGGTGGACTTTCACAAGCTAGATTTATCCTCAAAGAAGGAGGTACACTAGGAGACCTGTACTCTTTGTCTGATTTGCTACGTGACGACAATGGACAAGTGTATGTGACACCAGATGGAAAAGTAGTGAATAATAACAATGTGGGCGACATCTACTTAGGTAGTATATTCCCAAAATCTAATATGGCTTGGAGAAATGGCTTCCAATACAAAAACTGGATGGCTGACTTTACGATTGCAGCTCGTTTTGGTGGAGTGGTTTATTCAGCGACGCAGGCGTACATGGACTACTACGGTGTCTCGGAGGCTTCGGCTCAAGCGCGTGACAATGGTGGCTTTATTGTGAATGGCACAGACCAAGTGAATGCGGAAGCCTACTATAATGTAGTAGGAATCAACTCAGGTATTCCGCAATTCTACACTTATAGTGCGACCAATGTACGGTTGCAGGAAGCAACGATTGGATACACATTCCCAAAATCATTCTTCGGAAATAAAGCTGCCCTGAGCTTAAACTTAGTGGGCCGTAATCTATTGATGATTTACAACAAAGCACCATTTGATCCAGAATCTACGGCGAGTACAGGCAATTACTATCAAGGTATAGACTACTTTATGACGCCAAGTACCCGCAATCTAGGTTTTAATGTTCGTCTTAAATTTTAA